A section of the Rhodobacter sp. genome encodes:
- a CDS encoding 1-acyl-sn-glycerol-3-phosphate acyltransferase has product MLAWRLPVLALVVFGGLAVHLTLRLFERPLFGLRRPVTPHVTQAVCKTALAVIGLPLAVTGRPMAGRGAVVANHVSWLDIFVLNAPQRVYFVSKSEVAGWPGIGWLARATGTVFIRRDARDARLQKEVFEARLRVGHHLCFFPEGTNSDGVRLLPFKPTLFAAFFADGLSEILSIQPVSLVYLAPPGRDERFYSWFGALGFGAHLLRVLAQVRQGRVELVFHTPVPIAETASRKDLARRCEAEVRAALVARLPARVWRD; this is encoded by the coding sequence ATGCTGGCCTGGCGCCTGCCGGTGCTGGCGCTGGTGGTCTTTGGCGGGTTGGCCGTGCACCTGACCTTGCGGCTTTTCGAGCGCCCGCTGTTCGGTCTGCGTCGGCCGGTAACGCCCCATGTGACGCAGGCGGTGTGCAAGACGGCTCTGGCGGTGATCGGTCTGCCCCTCGCGGTGACGGGGCGGCCGATGGCGGGGCGCGGGGCGGTCGTCGCGAACCATGTGAGCTGGCTGGACATCTTCGTGCTGAACGCCCCGCAGAGGGTCTATTTCGTATCGAAATCCGAGGTCGCCGGCTGGCCCGGGATCGGCTGGCTGGCGCGCGCGACGGGCACCGTCTTCATCCGACGCGACGCGCGCGACGCCCGGCTACAGAAAGAGGTGTTCGAGGCCCGCCTCAGGGTCGGGCACCATCTGTGTTTTTTCCCCGAGGGGACGAATTCGGATGGCGTGCGCCTGCTGCCGTTCAAGCCGACGCTGTTCGCGGCCTTTTTTGCCGACGGGCTGAGCGAGATCCTGTCGATCCAGCCCGTTTCGCTGGTCTATCTGGCCCCGCCGGGTCGCGACGAGCGGTTCTACAGCTGGTTCGGCGCGCTGGGGTTTGGTGCGCATCTGTTGCGCGTGCTGGCGCAGGTGCGTCAGGGCCGGGTCGAACTGGTCTTCCACACCCCCGTGCCCATCGCCGAGACCGCCAGCCGCAAAGACCTGGCCCGGCGCTGCGAGGCCGAGGTGCGCGCAGCCCTGGTTGCCCGCCTTCCGGCACGGGTGTGGCGCGACTGA
- a CDS encoding GNAT family N-acetyltransferase, with protein MTDIQPDRIRPHFETRLARDDTDLRAAQRLRYEVFVEELGARCDGADHTLRLERDALDPHFDHLLLIDPTVDPATLGHVVGVYRLLPQERAEALGRFYSDGEYDLTALRRSGRKLVELGRSCVHPAHRKGAAMLHLWNALADYVLARDIEVMFGVASFHGTRIDDHAVALSWLKAHHLAPPALRVTARPEGARRMDRIDPAALDKATALAAIPPLIRAYLRLGGFVGDGAFVDEDFNTTDVCLIMDTSSMSERAVDFYTRKTPRA; from the coding sequence ATGACCGATATTCAACCCGACCGGATCCGCCCTCATTTCGAGACCCGTCTCGCGCGCGACGACACCGACCTCAGGGCGGCGCAGCGCCTGCGCTACGAAGTGTTCGTCGAGGAACTGGGCGCGCGCTGCGACGGTGCGGACCATACGCTGCGACTGGAACGCGACGCGCTGGACCCGCATTTCGACCATCTTCTGCTCATCGATCCCACCGTGGACCCGGCGACGCTGGGGCATGTGGTGGGCGTCTACCGCCTGCTGCCGCAAGAGCGGGCCGAGGCCCTGGGCCGGTTCTACTCGGACGGCGAATACGACCTGACGGCGCTGCGCCGGTCGGGCCGCAAGCTGGTCGAACTGGGGCGGTCGTGCGTGCATCCGGCCCATCGCAAGGGCGCGGCGATGCTGCACCTCTGGAACGCGCTGGCCGATTACGTTCTGGCCCGCGACATCGAGGTGATGTTTGGCGTCGCCTCGTTTCATGGCACCCGGATCGACGACCACGCGGTCGCGCTGAGTTGGCTGAAGGCGCACCACCTGGCGCCGCCGGCCCTGCGCGTGACCGCCCGCCCCGAGGGCGCGCGGCGCATGGACCGGATCGACCCCGCGGCGCTGGACAAGGCGACCGCGCTGGCCGCAATTCCCCCCTTGATCCGCGCCTATCTGCGCCTTGGCGGTTTCGTCGGCGACGGCGCCTTTGTGGACGAGGATTTCAACACCACCGATGTGTGCCTGATCATGGACACCTCCAGCATGTCCGAGCGTGCCGTTGACTTCTACACCCGAAAAACGCCCCGCGCTTGA
- a CDS encoding DUF3553 domain-containing protein, with amino-acid sequence MANLLEPGMFVRNPAQPDWGLGQVQSVVGPRVTVTFEEAGKVVVDTRVVDLEWEPGR; translated from the coding sequence ATGGCAAACCTGTTGGAACCCGGCATGTTCGTGCGCAACCCCGCGCAACCCGATTGGGGGTTGGGCCAGGTGCAGTCCGTCGTCGGTCCGCGCGTGACGGTGACGTTCGAAGAGGCCGGAAAGGTCGTGGTGGATACACGGGTGGTCGATCTCGAATGGGAGCCGGGGCGATAG
- a CDS encoding glutamate-5-semialdehyde dehydrogenase, producing MDDARNMMDTLGAAARAAAADLAFARPEAKTLALEAAADAVIAQKAAILTANALDLEFGRAKGLSASMMDRLTLNDARVDGIVAGLRTIATQPDPVGAVIAEWDMPSGLNIRRVRTPLGVIGVIYESRPNVTADAAALCLKSGNAVILRGGSESYHSSMALLACMTAGLRAAGLPEAAIQMVPTRDRAAVTAMLRAVAHIDVIVPRGGKGLVGLVQAEARVPVFAHLEGICHVYADGDADPDKARRVVLNAKTRRTGVCGAAETLLIDRAFFSRHGAVLIEDLLAAGVEVRTEGDLLAIPGTVPAGPDDFGREFLDMIIAARLVDGVDGAIAHIRRYGSQHTESILTENADTARRFFERLDSAILMQNASTQFADGGEFGMGAEIGIATGKLHARGPVGAEQLTSFKYLVRGDGTIRD from the coding sequence ATGGATGACGCTCGGAACATGATGGACACGCTGGGCGCGGCCGCGCGGGCGGCGGCGGCGGATCTGGCCTTTGCGCGCCCCGAGGCCAAGACGCTTGCGCTGGAGGCCGCCGCCGATGCGGTGATCGCGCAAAAGGCCGCGATCCTGACCGCGAATGCGCTGGATCTGGAGTTCGGGCGCGCCAAGGGGTTGAGCGCGTCGATGATGGATCGCTTGACGCTGAACGACGCGCGGGTGGACGGGATCGTGGCCGGGCTCAGGACGATCGCCACGCAGCCCGATCCGGTGGGCGCGGTGATAGCCGAATGGGACATGCCCTCGGGGTTGAACATCCGGCGGGTGCGCACGCCCCTGGGGGTGATTGGCGTCATCTATGAAAGCCGGCCCAACGTCACCGCCGACGCGGCCGCGCTGTGTCTGAAATCGGGTAACGCGGTGATCCTGCGCGGTGGATCGGAAAGCTATCATTCCTCGATGGCGTTGCTGGCGTGCATGACGGCCGGTCTGAGAGCCGCCGGACTGCCCGAGGCCGCGATCCAGATGGTGCCGACCCGCGACCGCGCGGCCGTCACCGCGATGCTGCGCGCCGTCGCGCATATCGACGTGATCGTGCCGCGGGGCGGCAAGGGGCTGGTCGGGCTGGTCCAGGCCGAGGCCCGCGTGCCGGTTTTTGCGCACCTTGAGGGGATCTGCCATGTCTATGCCGATGGCGACGCCGATCCGGACAAGGCGCGCCGCGTGGTGCTGAACGCCAAGACGCGCCGCACCGGCGTCTGTGGCGCGGCCGAAACGCTGCTGATCGACCGTGCCTTTTTCAGCCGCCACGGTGCCGTGCTGATCGAGGACCTGCTCGCAGCCGGTGTCGAGGTTCGGACCGAGGGCGATCTGTTGGCGATCCCCGGCACCGTGCCCGCCGGCCCCGACGATTTCGGCCGCGAATTCCTGGACATGATCATCGCCGCCAGGCTGGTGGACGGGGTGGACGGCGCCATTGCGCATATCCGCCGCTACGGCAGCCAGCACACGGAATCGATCCTGACCGAGAACGCGGACACCGCGCGGCGCTTCTTCGAACGGCTCGATTCGGCGATCCTGATGCAGAATGCCTCGACCCAGTTTGCCGACGGGGGCGAATTTGGCATGGGCGCCGAGATCGGGATCGCCACCGGCAAGCTGCACGCGCGGGGGCCGGTCGGCGCCGAGCAATTGACCAGCTTCAAATACCTGGTCAGGGGCGACGGCACGATCCGAGACTGA
- a CDS encoding glutamate 5-kinase, with amino-acid sequence MSETPATLSLAKARRLVIKIGSALLVDAATGTLKSDWLRALAQDVAQAKARGADVVLVSSGSIALGRRVLDLPRGDLALEQSQAAAAVGQIRLARAYEEVLGPHGITTAQVLVTLEDTEDRRRYLNTRATMETLLGLGVVPIVNENDTVATDEIRYGDNDRLAAQVAITIGADQLALLSDVDGLYTGNPHTDPLARRLDFVADVTPEIEAMAGDPVSGLSKGGMKTKIMAARTATHGGCAMVIAAGSPLRPLSAIEAGAPCTWFAAMGDPQAARKRWIAAMKPRGVLRVDAGAAAALGQGKSLLPAGVVAVEGRFGRGEPVGIEGPAGTLAIGLVRYSAEEARLILGRRSDAIAEVLGYAGRGALVHRDDMVL; translated from the coding sequence CTGAGCGAAACACCGGCAACCCTGAGCCTGGCCAAGGCGCGCCGGCTGGTCATCAAGATCGGCTCGGCGCTGCTGGTCGATGCGGCGACGGGCACGTTGAAATCCGACTGGCTGCGCGCGCTGGCGCAGGATGTGGCCCAGGCCAAGGCGCGCGGCGCGGATGTGGTGCTGGTCTCGTCGGGCTCGATCGCGCTGGGGCGGCGGGTGCTGGACCTTCCGCGCGGCGATCTGGCGCTGGAGCAGTCGCAAGCCGCCGCCGCCGTCGGGCAGATCCGCCTGGCCCGCGCCTATGAGGAGGTGCTGGGCCCGCACGGAATCACCACCGCGCAGGTGCTGGTGACGCTGGAAGATACCGAGGACCGGCGCCGTTATCTGAACACCCGGGCGACGATGGAAACGCTGCTGGGCCTGGGCGTGGTGCCGATCGTCAACGAGAACGACACCGTCGCCACGGACGAGATCCGCTATGGCGACAATGACCGGCTGGCGGCGCAGGTGGCGATCACCATCGGCGCGGACCAGTTGGCGCTGCTCAGCGATGTGGACGGGCTCTATACCGGCAACCCGCACACCGACCCGCTGGCGCGCCGGCTGGATTTTGTGGCGGATGTCACGCCCGAGATCGAGGCGATGGCGGGTGACCCGGTTTCGGGCCTGTCGAAGGGCGGCATGAAGACCAAGATCATGGCCGCGCGCACGGCGACGCATGGCGGGTGCGCGATGGTGATCGCCGCCGGCAGCCCGCTGCGCCCTCTCAGCGCTATCGAGGCCGGCGCGCCCTGCACCTGGTTCGCCGCGATGGGGGATCCGCAGGCGGCGCGCAAACGCTGGATCGCCGCGATGAAGCCGCGCGGTGTCCTGCGCGTGGACGCGGGCGCGGCGGCGGCGCTGGGGCAGGGCAAGTCGCTGCTGCCCGCGGGCGTGGTCGCGGTCGAGGGGCGCTTTGGCCGCGGCGAACCCGTCGGCATCGAGGGGCCGGCGGGAACCCTGGCGATCGGCCTGGTGCGCTATTCGGCGGAGGAGGCGCGGCTGATCCTGGGGCGACGCTCGGACGCGATCGCCGAGGTGTTGGGCTATGCCGGGCGCGGCGCCCTGGTCCACCGCGACGACATGGTTCTGTAG
- the obgE gene encoding GTPase ObgE has protein sequence MKFLDLARVTIRSGSGGAGCTSFRREKFIEFGGPDGGDGGNGGDVWVECVPALNTLIDFRYQQHFFAGNGRPGMGKQRTGKDGDDIVLKVPAGTEILDEDGETVIADLTEIGQRLMLAKGGNGGWGNLRFKTSTNQSPRKANPGQDGVEREIWLRLKLIADAGLAGLPNAGKSTFLAATSNARPKIADYPFTTLHPNLGVVGVDQREFVLADIPGLIEGASEGRGLGDQFLGHIERCAVLLHLIDGTSDDVAQDFLTIDRELSLYSEIVHEKPRVVGLNKADALTDDEIAEKRAALEAASGGRVYVLSAATGKGVTEVLRALWGEISAQREEAAQGEDDESWRP, from the coding sequence ATGAAATTCCTCGATCTTGCCAGGGTCACCATCCGCTCGGGTTCGGGCGGCGCAGGCTGCACCAGCTTCCGGCGTGAGAAATTCATCGAATTCGGCGGCCCCGACGGCGGCGACGGCGGCAATGGCGGCGACGTCTGGGTCGAATGCGTGCCCGCGCTGAACACGCTGATCGACTTTCGCTATCAGCAGCATTTCTTTGCCGGAAACGGCCGGCCTGGCATGGGCAAGCAGCGCACCGGCAAGGATGGCGACGACATCGTGCTGAAGGTGCCGGCCGGGACCGAGATCCTGGACGAGGACGGCGAAACCGTGATCGCCGACCTGACCGAGATCGGCCAGCGGTTGATGCTGGCCAAGGGCGGGAACGGTGGCTGGGGCAACCTCAGGTTCAAGACCTCGACCAACCAGTCCCCGCGCAAGGCGAACCCCGGACAGGACGGGGTCGAACGCGAGATCTGGCTCAGGCTGAAACTGATCGCCGACGCCGGACTTGCGGGTCTGCCGAACGCCGGCAAATCGACCTTTCTGGCGGCCACCTCGAACGCGCGACCCAAGATCGCGGACTACCCGTTCACCACGCTGCACCCGAACCTGGGTGTCGTCGGTGTCGATCAACGCGAGTTCGTGCTGGCCGACATCCCCGGTCTGATCGAGGGCGCGAGCGAGGGGCGGGGATTGGGCGACCAGTTCCTGGGCCATATCGAACGCTGCGCGGTGCTGCTGCATCTGATCGACGGAACCTCCGATGACGTGGCGCAGGATTTCCTCACCATCGACCGCGAGCTGTCGCTCTACAGCGAAATCGTGCACGAAAAGCCGCGCGTCGTCGGGCTGAACAAGGCCGACGCGCTGACCGACGACGAGATCGCCGAAAAGCGCGCCGCGCTCGAGGCCGCGTCGGGCGGGCGGGTCTATGTGCTGTCGGCGGCAACCGGCAAGGGCGTGACCGAGGTGCTGCGCGCGCTGTGGGGCGAGATCTCGGCGCAGCGCGAGGAGGCCGCGCAGGGAGAGGACGACGAATCGTGGCGGCCCTGA